One Candidatus Obscuribacterales bacterium DNA window includes the following coding sequences:
- a CDS encoding LL-diaminopimelate aminotransferase produces the protein MATINNHYLKLKAGYLFPEIARRVNAFAAANPDAAIIKLGIGDVTEPLPEACRTAMIQAVHDMGDRATFHGYGPEQGYLWLREKIAAQDFQARGCDIDASEIFISDGSKCDCGNILDILGSDNTIAVTDPVYPVYVDTNVMAGHTGPSNDQGEYDGLVYLPISADNNFTAEIPEQAVDLIYLCFPNNPTGAVASREHLQAWVNYANAHGSILLFDAAYEAFITDPTIPHSIYELEGARTCAIEFRSFSKNAGFTGTRCALTVVPKTLKGKAADGSEVDLHSLWNRRQSTKFNGVSYIVQRGAEAVYSEAGQSQIQALISFYMENATIIRDQLTQAGLSVYGGVNAPYVWVKTPNGLTSWDFFDKLLSQCHVVGTPGSGFGAAG, from the coding sequence ATGGCAACGATTAATAACCATTACCTCAAACTTAAAGCTGGCTACCTATTTCCTGAAATTGCACGCCGGGTGAATGCGTTTGCAGCAGCTAATCCGGATGCAGCGATCATTAAGCTAGGCATTGGGGATGTTACGGAACCCCTGCCCGAAGCTTGCCGCACGGCCATGATCCAAGCCGTCCACGACATGGGCGATCGCGCCACCTTCCACGGCTATGGCCCCGAGCAAGGCTACCTATGGCTACGGGAAAAGATTGCCGCTCAAGATTTTCAAGCCCGCGGTTGCGATATTGATGCATCGGAAATCTTCATCTCAGATGGCTCCAAGTGCGACTGCGGCAATATTCTGGATATTCTGGGCAGCGACAACACCATTGCCGTCACCGATCCCGTTTATCCCGTCTATGTAGACACGAACGTGATGGCGGGACATACTGGCCCATCGAACGATCAGGGTGAATACGATGGCTTAGTCTACCTACCCATTTCAGCAGACAATAACTTCACGGCTGAGATTCCAGAGCAAGCGGTGGATCTGATCTACCTCTGTTTCCCCAACAATCCCACCGGTGCCGTGGCCAGCCGTGAGCACCTACAGGCTTGGGTGAACTACGCCAATGCCCATGGTTCAATCCTGCTCTTTGATGCTGCCTACGAAGCCTTCATCACCGATCCCACGATTCCCCACTCCATCTACGAACTGGAGGGCGCTCGCACCTGTGCTATCGAATTTCGCTCCTTCTCCAAAAACGCAGGCTTCACCGGCACCCGTTGCGCGCTGACCGTGGTGCCCAAAACCTTGAAGGGCAAGGCCGCGGATGGCTCGGAGGTAGATCTCCATTCCCTGTGGAATCGTCGCCAATCTACGAAGTTCAACGGCGTATCCTACATTGTGCAGCGAGGGGCGGAAGCCGTCTATTCTGAAGCCGGTCAAAGTCAGATTCAGGCCTTGATCAGCTTCTACATGGAAAACGCCACGATTATTCGCGACCAGCTCACCCAGGCCGGTCTGAGCGTTTATGGCGGCGTCAATGCGCCCTATGTATGGGTGAAAACGCCCAATGGTTTAACCAGTTGGGACTTTTTCGATAAACTGCTGAGCCAGTGCCACGTAGTGGGCACCCCCGGTTCCGGCTTTGGGGCTGCTGGGG